In the genome of Drosophila yakuba strain Tai18E2 chromosome 3R, Prin_Dyak_Tai18E2_2.1, whole genome shotgun sequence, one region contains:
- the LOC6538280 gene encoding lethal(3)malignant brain tumor-like protein 1 isoform X2: MQKAGCQRKQQKQQQQQSDNDDDDQVFAAAIRGEDFGSTVSAVGVRAAPVQIPSTGPGAQISLLANPLKPRAPLILSKVAVDKLRLKFNQVKNNPNALVLGKANHVKKLLPSPNPSGEDKTKSVQNNNKHKNSASQQLKTVVAAKTMPVVTEEPTINNNNASLIKAKPVAMKSVPLPIQETPTVPAVAPVSTAPEKVDARPTAKPTTKTIPKPTPKPLEISTNGPAKEKNVPAQEQKQKPMDTPRLHPLQPPVTTEIPHLPPAVPKDLPKLKRSKSFVSNHPPSPVASNERRHSVAIMAKEVDVIEQPSAPIETITIEDDDESEEEQQKPKKEETPKQKQMTMPILPAGITISTTSRAVAKKKPVRKNSSVTTISSSASGSSSNSDVEEVPAKKIEEELSLLPGISIIKAESLPLSREDFERSLRCDEQVPQTPPKSSSSSSSNGSNASETSPPPKLADPKPARPPVKNGKKAHDHDVFPSPGNKTNTFKRSMMQNLTMLKWRGQQPANLQNSTIRFELNQFNLLQINERCQPREGPAAYFERPLYDRPGRRPSGSIHPLLYLCQRCNCHGPAADFLAPHFCSVACVRRSQKRRLPPATQKDSKISRTQLEQTAGTVPDPPQKQQANYKTQTKSLSAIQEQLQQRQKDKARKPFRWSEYLKSKGKDVAAPIHLFLNPFPISPNCFERGMKLEAIDPENCSLFCVCSIVEVRGYRLKLSFDGYSSMYDFWVNADSQDIFPPGWCDETARVLQAPKDYNSERFSWSRYLVKTGGKAAPRALFAHLNMQQQMGVRNGFAVGMHLEAEDLNDTGKICVATVTDILDERIRVHFDGWDDCYDLWVHITSPYIHPCGWHEGRQQLIVPPDYQKSAFNWDDYISEVGGMAASKELFTPRQPMEYQARMKLEVVDQRNPCLIRPATVVTRKGYRVQLHLDCWPTEYYFWLEDDSPDLHPIGWCEATSHELETPPGYLQTKSVMPCDVEGCRGYGNAKRFNLNVHALRDCCPYAPENWRQWRSKTVKPPRVAPENIRRGWAKKPKRASSEAKQAVKDDSHPEVIQPKTTAKAQAKRKTPPPKEKVVKKQKQDVEQVPDERSLAIAKSFVKDYGPQFLQNYRLWQQNSAFDLDDVRSNPLHWTSWDVCEYIERALNSTDIAKLILDQDIDGRALLMLGRQELDKYLKLKVGPAVKLYSLIVSLRIAVVSKFGSNTTGLAINADAANLGEDTPLAAIKQQQEQSQSNGYKAEHDQELSESGDDEDVMLDSDDFLSVKPSCLVIDEDADGDGDADVVMVPLEVRMPLRTAS, from the exons ATGCAAAAGGCGGGGTGCCAGcgaaaacagcaaaaacaacaacagcagcaaagcGACAACGATGATGACGATCAGGTTTTTGCAGCTGCAATAAGAGGAGAAGATTTTGGATCAACAGTCAGCGCAGTAGGAGTGCGAG CAGCACCTGTCCAGATTCCCAGCACGGGTCCGGGTGCTCAGATCTCCCTGCTGGCCAATCCACTCAAGCCACGTGCGCCGCTCATACTCAGCAAGGTGGCGGTGGACAAGCTGCGTCTAAAGTTCAACCAGGTCAAGAACAATCCAAATGCCCTCGTTCTCGGCAAAGCCAATCATGTGAAGAAACTTCTCCCATCGCCGAACCCCAGTGGCGAGGATAAGACCAAGAGTGtccagaacaacaacaaacataaaaatagTGCCAGCCAACAACTGAAGACAGTTGTTGCAGCCAAAACGATGCCCGTTGTCACGGAGGAGCCGACCATTAATAACAACAACGCAAGCCTTATTAAGGCCAAGCCCGTGGCCATGAAGTCAGTGCCGCTGCCCATCCAGGAAACGCCCACTGTGCCGGCAGTGGCGCCAGTTAGTACAGCTCCAGAGAAGGTTGATGCTAGGCCCACTGCAAAGCCCACAACCAAGACAATACCCAAACCAACTCCAAAACCTTTGGAGATTTCCACAAATGGCCCAGCTAAGGAGAAAAACGTGCCAGCCCAGGAGCAGAAACAGAAGCCAATGGACACTCCACGACTGCATCCACTGCAACCACCGGTGACCACGGAAATCCCTCATCTCCCGCCGGCTGTGCCCAAGGATTTGCCCAAGCTGAAGCGCTCGAAGTCCTTCGTGTCCAACCATCCCCCTTCACCAGTGGCCAGCAACGAGCGTCGTCATTCGGTCGCCATAATGGCCAAGGAGGTGGATGTGATCGAGCAGCCCAGTGCGCCCATTGAGACCATCACAATAGAAGATGACGATGAGagcgaggaggagcagcagaagccgAAAAAGGAGGAGACGCCGAAGCAGAAACAGATGACGATGCCCATTCTGCCCGCAGGGATAACCATTTCCACCACCAGCAGAGCGGTGGCCAAAAAGAAACCCGTGAGAAAGAACTCCTCCGTGACGACAATCTCTTCCAGTGCCAGCGGCAGTTCGTCCAACAGCGATGTGGAGGAGGTGCCAGCCAAGAAAATCGAGGAGGAACTGAGTCTGCTGCCTGGCATAAGCATCATTAAGGCGGAATCTCTGCCACTGAGCAGGGAAGACTTTGAGCGTTCGTTGCGCTGCGATGAGCAGGTGCCCCAAACTCCTCCCAagtcctcctcttcctcctcctcgaaCGGCTCTAATGCATCGGAAACGTCGCCGCCGCCCAAATTAGCCGATCCTAAGCCAGCACGTCCACCTGTAAAGAATGGAAAGAAAGCCCACGACCATGATGTGTTCCCATCTCCCGGCAACAAGACCAATACCTTTAAAAGGAGCATGATGCAGAACTTGACCATGCTGAAATGGCGCGGCCAGCAGCCGGCCAACCTGCAGAACTCCACCATCCGGTTCGAGCTGAACCAGTTCAACCTCCTGCAGATAAACGAGCGTTGCCAGCCGCGCGAAGGACCAGCTGCATACTTCGAGCGGCCTCTGTATGATCGTCCGGGACGCCGCCCATCGGGCAGCATCCATCCGCTGCTCTATTTGTGCCAGCGTTGCAATTGCCACGGTCCCGCCGCCGACTTTCTGGCACCAC ATTTCTGCTCTGTTGCCTGTGTGCGTCGATCCCAGAAGCGTCGTCTGCCGCCGGCTACTCAAAAGGACAGCAAGATAAGCCGTACCCAACTGGAGCAAACAGCTGGAACCGTGCCAGATCCGCCACAAAAGCAGCAAGCCAACTACAAAACCCAAACTAAATCTCTGTCTGCCATACAAGAACAGCTGCAGCAACGTCAAAAGGATAAGGCTAGGAAGCCATTCCGCTGGAGCGAGTACCTCAAGTCAAAGGGAAAGGATGTGGCAGCGCCCATCCACCTGTTCCTTAACCCGTTCCCCATCAGCCCCAACTGTTTCGAGCGCGGCATGAAGCTGGAGGCCATCGATCCGGAGAACTGCTCACTCTTCTGTGTCTGCAGCATTGTCGAGGTGCGTGGATATCGGCTGAAGCTTAGCTTCGACGGCTACTCCTCCATGTACGACTTCTGGGTTAATGCCGACTCGCAGGACATCTTTCCGCCAGGCTGGTGCGATGAGACAGCACGCGTTCTGCAGGCGCCCAAGGACTACAACTCGGAGCGCTTCAGTTGGAGCCGCTACCTGGTAAAAACGGGCGGCAAGGCGGCTCCGCGGGCGCTCTTCGCTCATTTGAATATGCAGCAGCAGATGGGAGTTCGCAACGGATTCGCTGTGGGCATGCATCTCGAGGCGGAGGATTTAAATGACACGGGAAAGATTTGTGTGGCCACAGTGACGGATATTCTGGACGAGCGTATTCGAGTCCACTTCGATGGCTGGGATGACTGCTACGACCTGTGGGTACACATCACCTCACCGTACATCCATCCCTGCGGCTGGCACGAGGGACGCCAGCAGTTGATTGTGCCGCCGGACTACCAGAAGTCGGCGTTCAATTGGGATGACTACATATCAGAGGTTGGAGGAATGGCCGCCTCAAAGGAGCTGTTCACACCACGCCAGCCAATGGAGTACCAGGCACGCATGAAACTGGAGGTGGTGGACCAGCGTAATCCCTGCCTGATTCGTCCGGCCACTGTGGTGACGCGAAAGGGTTACCGGGTTCAGCTGCACCTGGACTGCTGGCCCACGGAGTACTACTTCTGGCTGGAGGACGACAGTCCGGATCTACACCCCATCGGCTGGTGCGAGGCCACCTCGCACGAACTGGAAACGCCGCCTGGCTATCTCCAGACCAAGTCCGTGATGCCCTGCGATGTGGAGGGATGTCGGGGCTATGGCAACGCCAAGCGCTTCAATCTCAATGTGCATGCTTTGCGGGATTGCTGTCCGTATGCGCCGGAGAACTGGCGTCAGTGGCGCTCCAAGACGGTGAAGCCACCGCGTGTGGCGCCCGAGAATATCAGACGTGGATGGGCGAAGAAACCAAAGCGAGCCAGTTCGGAGGCCAAGCAAGCCGTTAAGGATGACTCCCATCCTGAGGTTATCCAGCCAAAAACGACGGCAAAGGCGCAAGCCAAGCGAAAGACGCCTCCACCGAAGGAGAAGGTTGTGaaaaagcagaagcaggaTGTAGAGCAGGTGCCAGATGAACGCTCCCTGGCCATAGCCAAGTCCTTTGTGAAGGACTACGGACCACAGTTCCTGCAAAACTATCGTCTTTGGCAGCAGAACAGCGCCTTTGACTTGGACGATGTGCGCTCCAATCCGCTCCACTGGACCAGCTGGGATGTGTGCGAGTACATCGAGCGTGCCCTGAATTCCACTGACATTGCCAAACTGATCCTCGACCAGGACATCGACGGCAGGGCGCTGCTGATGCTGGGGCGCCAGGAGTTGGACAAGTACCTGAAGCTTAAGGTGGGCCCGGCCGTAAAGCTCTACTCGCTGATTGTGAGTCTGCGCATCGCGGTCGTCTCCAAGTTTGGTTCCAATACCACTGGACTGGCGATCAATGCCGATGCTGCAAATCTAGGGGAAGACACCCCTCTGGCTGCgataaagcagcagcaggagcagtcCCAGAGCAACGGCTACAAGGCGGAGCACGACCAGGAGCTCTCCGAGAGCGGGGACGACGAGGACGTGATGCTCGACAGCGATGACTTTCTTAGCGTTAAGCCGAGCTGCCTGGTGATTGACGAGGACgccgatggcgatggcgacgcCGATGTGGTGATGGTGCCGCTGGAAGTGCGCATGCCCTTGCGCACGGCTTCCTAG
- the LOC6538282 gene encoding uncharacterized protein LOC6538282 isoform X2, translated as MSDSEEGATGGTHQGSTNGWADPEEETDDQGGLRSLKSSHKSRADMDTLVVPRTTAVHDVDEDIPVGLPNDGPNRATSRTRRLEYFRSGADADCQVHVLSTCPQSDEPAVSVCYKKFGCHRIFLATASDKLEQDVYQNKHWNGVLQINGVSPESVEIFLEFIYTFEVTSPLVELKLVGDIFILSCAYNMPELLRSFAEKLEQQEWPSNDIFPAFDLAFRHNIFDVERVCIEEGASLIQEPSLMNLPVYALNYVIQHWLVADTVPPNELIKLLKQYQEINGITFANTQKFPHFTKMIRYFPNVLLDPEGYINQN; from the exons ATGTCAGACTCTGAGGAAGGGGCCACCGGCGGAACCCACCAGGGAAGCACCAATGGGTGGGCCGACCCGGAGGAGGAGACGGATGACCAGGGAGGTCTCCGTAGCTTGAAATCATCGCACAAGTCCAGGGCGGATATGGATACCTTGGTGGTCCCCAGAACCACCGCTGTTCATGATGTTGATGAGGATATCCCTGTGGGCTTGCCGAATGATGGACCCAATCGCGCCACGAGTAGAACCCGCCGACTGGAATACTTTCGCAGTGGAGCCGATGCCGATTGCCAGGTGCACGTTCTGAGCACTTGCCCCCAATCCGACGAGCCAGCGGTCAGTGTGTGTTACAAAAAGTTTGGCTGCCACCGGATCTTCCTGGCCACCGCCTCCGACAAACTGGAGCAGGACGTGTACCAGAACAAGCACTGGAACGGCGTGCTGCAGATCAATGGGGTTTCGCCCGAGAGCGTGGAGATCTTCCTGGAGTTCATATACACCTTTGAGGTGACATCGCCGTTGGTCGAGCTGAAGCTGGTGGGTGATATATTTATCCTGTCCTGCGCCTACAACATGCCGGAACTGCTCCGCTCCTTTGCCGAAAAACTGGAGCAGCAAGAATGGCCTTCAAATGACATCTTCCCTGCCTTCGACCTGGCATTCCGGCATAACATCTTCGATGTGGAGCGTGTTTGCATCGAG GAAGGGGCATCTTTGATTCAAGAACCCAGTTTAATGAATCTCCCGGTTTATGCTCTAAACTACGTCATCCAGCACTGGCTAGTGGCGGATACAGTGCCTCCTAATGAGCTCATCAAGCTATTGAAGCAGTATCAGGAGATCAATGGGATAACCTTTGCCAACACCCAAAAATTCCCACACTTCACCAAGATGATCAGGTATTTTCCCAATGTTCTACTGGATCCCGAGGGGTATATCAACCAAAACTAG
- the LOC6538282 gene encoding uncharacterized protein LOC6538282 isoform X1 → MSDSEEGATGGTHQGSTNGWADPEEETDDQGGLRSLKSSHKSRADMDTLVVPRTTAVHDVDEDIPVGLPNDGPNRATSRTRRLEYFRSGADADCQVHVLSTCPQSDEPAVSVCYKKFGCHRIFLATASDKLEQDVYQNKHWNGVLQINGVSPESVEIFLEFIYTFEVTSPLVELKLVGDIFILSCAYNMPELLRSFAEKLEQQEWPSNDIFPAFDLAFRHNIFDVERVCIEKIVKEGASLIQEPSLMNLPVYALNYVIQHWLVADTVPPNELIKLLKQYQEINGITFANTQKFPHFTKMIRYFPNVLLDPEGYINQN, encoded by the exons ATGTCAGACTCTGAGGAAGGGGCCACCGGCGGAACCCACCAGGGAAGCACCAATGGGTGGGCCGACCCGGAGGAGGAGACGGATGACCAGGGAGGTCTCCGTAGCTTGAAATCATCGCACAAGTCCAGGGCGGATATGGATACCTTGGTGGTCCCCAGAACCACCGCTGTTCATGATGTTGATGAGGATATCCCTGTGGGCTTGCCGAATGATGGACCCAATCGCGCCACGAGTAGAACCCGCCGACTGGAATACTTTCGCAGTGGAGCCGATGCCGATTGCCAGGTGCACGTTCTGAGCACTTGCCCCCAATCCGACGAGCCAGCGGTCAGTGTGTGTTACAAAAAGTTTGGCTGCCACCGGATCTTCCTGGCCACCGCCTCCGACAAACTGGAGCAGGACGTGTACCAGAACAAGCACTGGAACGGCGTGCTGCAGATCAATGGGGTTTCGCCCGAGAGCGTGGAGATCTTCCTGGAGTTCATATACACCTTTGAGGTGACATCGCCGTTGGTCGAGCTGAAGCTGGTGGGTGATATATTTATCCTGTCCTGCGCCTACAACATGCCGGAACTGCTCCGCTCCTTTGCCGAAAAACTGGAGCAGCAAGAATGGCCTTCAAATGACATCTTCCCTGCCTTCGACCTGGCATTCCGGCATAACATCTTCGATGTGGAGCGTGTTTGCATCGAG AAAATCGTAAAGGAAGGGGCATCTTTGATTCAAGAACCCAGTTTAATGAATCTCCCGGTTTATGCTCTAAACTACGTCATCCAGCACTGGCTAGTGGCGGATACAGTGCCTCCTAATGAGCTCATCAAGCTATTGAAGCAGTATCAGGAGATCAATGGGATAACCTTTGCCAACACCCAAAAATTCCCACACTTCACCAAGATGATCAGGTATTTTCCCAATGTTCTACTGGATCCCGAGGGGTATATCAACCAAAACTAG
- the LOC6538280 gene encoding uncharacterized protein LOC6538280 isoform X1 yields MLPLSLASAEVKQIQRDISISMSPASGAAIAPATTNGNGVASVSGGNPNPNSLLTLAPRKEELRFLPLASMGGNKTCNITISNVQPMKSKLTAVNIVPNSIKSTGAGATAGAAAAPLFQLVPSPSNPSQPLVAILAPNRKPTLLGGGASNPQSVVIRSGTPLHKSSLTVDTSVTPVQPGGSGAAGAVGGATGTGGAPLTLVGKTVVPPKIQTAAPVQIPSTGPGAQISLLANPLKPRAPLILSKVAVDKLRLKFNQVKNNPNALVLGKANHVKKLLPSPNPSGEDKTKSVQNNNKHKNSASQQLKTVVAAKTMPVVTEEPTINNNNASLIKAKPVAMKSVPLPIQETPTVPAVAPVSTAPEKVDARPTAKPTTKTIPKPTPKPLEISTNGPAKEKNVPAQEQKQKPMDTPRLHPLQPPVTTEIPHLPPAVPKDLPKLKRSKSFVSNHPPSPVASNERRHSVAIMAKEVDVIEQPSAPIETITIEDDDESEEEQQKPKKEETPKQKQMTMPILPAGITISTTSRAVAKKKPVRKNSSVTTISSSASGSSSNSDVEEVPAKKIEEELSLLPGISIIKAESLPLSREDFERSLRCDEQVPQTPPKSSSSSSSNGSNASETSPPPKLADPKPARPPVKNGKKAHDHDVFPSPGNKTNTFKRSMMQNLTMLKWRGQQPANLQNSTIRFELNQFNLLQINERCQPREGPAAYFERPLYDRPGRRPSGSIHPLLYLCQRCNCHGPAADFLAPHFCSVACVRRSQKRRLPPATQKDSKISRTQLEQTAGTVPDPPQKQQANYKTQTKSLSAIQEQLQQRQKDKARKPFRWSEYLKSKGKDVAAPIHLFLNPFPISPNCFERGMKLEAIDPENCSLFCVCSIVEVRGYRLKLSFDGYSSMYDFWVNADSQDIFPPGWCDETARVLQAPKDYNSERFSWSRYLVKTGGKAAPRALFAHLNMQQQMGVRNGFAVGMHLEAEDLNDTGKICVATVTDILDERIRVHFDGWDDCYDLWVHITSPYIHPCGWHEGRQQLIVPPDYQKSAFNWDDYISEVGGMAASKELFTPRQPMEYQARMKLEVVDQRNPCLIRPATVVTRKGYRVQLHLDCWPTEYYFWLEDDSPDLHPIGWCEATSHELETPPGYLQTKSVMPCDVEGCRGYGNAKRFNLNVHALRDCCPYAPENWRQWRSKTVKPPRVAPENIRRGWAKKPKRASSEAKQAVKDDSHPEVIQPKTTAKAQAKRKTPPPKEKVVKKQKQDVEQVPDERSLAIAKSFVKDYGPQFLQNYRLWQQNSAFDLDDVRSNPLHWTSWDVCEYIERALNSTDIAKLILDQDIDGRALLMLGRQELDKYLKLKVGPAVKLYSLIVSLRIAVVSKFGSNTTGLAINADAANLGEDTPLAAIKQQQEQSQSNGYKAEHDQELSESGDDEDVMLDSDDFLSVKPSCLVIDEDADGDGDADVVMVPLEVRMPLRTAS; encoded by the exons ATGCTGCCATTGTCGTTGGCCAGCGCGGAGGTCAAGCAGATTCAGCGCGATATATCCATCTCCATGTCGCCAGCGAGTGGAGCAGCCATCGCTCCGGCCACCACAAATGGCAATGGTGTTGCCTCCGTCTCCGGCGGAAATCCAAATCCTAACAGCCTCCTCACACTGGCTCCGCGCAAGGAGGAGTTACGCTTCCTGCCCCTCGCATCCATGGGCGGCAACAAAACCTGCAACATCACCATCAGCAATGTCCAGCCAATGAAATCCAAACTGACGGCGGTCAACATAGTGCCAAATTCCATAAAGTCCACTGGTGCAGGCGCCActgctggagcagcagctgcacctCTGTTCCAGCTGGTGCCATCGCCCAGCAATCCTAGTCAGCCGTTGGTGGCCATTCTGGCACCGAATCGCAAACCCACGCTGCTTGGCGGCGGTGCATCCAATCCCCAATCTGTAGTCATACGCTCCGGAACACCTTTGCACAAGAGCAGCCTGACCGTTGACACCAGCGTGACGCCCGTGCAGCCAGGAGGATCGGGTGCAGCAGGCGCAGTGGGAGGCGCAACTGGAACTGGAGGAGCACCTTTAACGCTCGTGGGCAAAACGGTCGTTCCACCGAAAATACAAACGG CAGCACCTGTCCAGATTCCCAGCACGGGTCCGGGTGCTCAGATCTCCCTGCTGGCCAATCCACTCAAGCCACGTGCGCCGCTCATACTCAGCAAGGTGGCGGTGGACAAGCTGCGTCTAAAGTTCAACCAGGTCAAGAACAATCCAAATGCCCTCGTTCTCGGCAAAGCCAATCATGTGAAGAAACTTCTCCCATCGCCGAACCCCAGTGGCGAGGATAAGACCAAGAGTGtccagaacaacaacaaacataaaaatagTGCCAGCCAACAACTGAAGACAGTTGTTGCAGCCAAAACGATGCCCGTTGTCACGGAGGAGCCGACCATTAATAACAACAACGCAAGCCTTATTAAGGCCAAGCCCGTGGCCATGAAGTCAGTGCCGCTGCCCATCCAGGAAACGCCCACTGTGCCGGCAGTGGCGCCAGTTAGTACAGCTCCAGAGAAGGTTGATGCTAGGCCCACTGCAAAGCCCACAACCAAGACAATACCCAAACCAACTCCAAAACCTTTGGAGATTTCCACAAATGGCCCAGCTAAGGAGAAAAACGTGCCAGCCCAGGAGCAGAAACAGAAGCCAATGGACACTCCACGACTGCATCCACTGCAACCACCGGTGACCACGGAAATCCCTCATCTCCCGCCGGCTGTGCCCAAGGATTTGCCCAAGCTGAAGCGCTCGAAGTCCTTCGTGTCCAACCATCCCCCTTCACCAGTGGCCAGCAACGAGCGTCGTCATTCGGTCGCCATAATGGCCAAGGAGGTGGATGTGATCGAGCAGCCCAGTGCGCCCATTGAGACCATCACAATAGAAGATGACGATGAGagcgaggaggagcagcagaagccgAAAAAGGAGGAGACGCCGAAGCAGAAACAGATGACGATGCCCATTCTGCCCGCAGGGATAACCATTTCCACCACCAGCAGAGCGGTGGCCAAAAAGAAACCCGTGAGAAAGAACTCCTCCGTGACGACAATCTCTTCCAGTGCCAGCGGCAGTTCGTCCAACAGCGATGTGGAGGAGGTGCCAGCCAAGAAAATCGAGGAGGAACTGAGTCTGCTGCCTGGCATAAGCATCATTAAGGCGGAATCTCTGCCACTGAGCAGGGAAGACTTTGAGCGTTCGTTGCGCTGCGATGAGCAGGTGCCCCAAACTCCTCCCAagtcctcctcttcctcctcctcgaaCGGCTCTAATGCATCGGAAACGTCGCCGCCGCCCAAATTAGCCGATCCTAAGCCAGCACGTCCACCTGTAAAGAATGGAAAGAAAGCCCACGACCATGATGTGTTCCCATCTCCCGGCAACAAGACCAATACCTTTAAAAGGAGCATGATGCAGAACTTGACCATGCTGAAATGGCGCGGCCAGCAGCCGGCCAACCTGCAGAACTCCACCATCCGGTTCGAGCTGAACCAGTTCAACCTCCTGCAGATAAACGAGCGTTGCCAGCCGCGCGAAGGACCAGCTGCATACTTCGAGCGGCCTCTGTATGATCGTCCGGGACGCCGCCCATCGGGCAGCATCCATCCGCTGCTCTATTTGTGCCAGCGTTGCAATTGCCACGGTCCCGCCGCCGACTTTCTGGCACCAC ATTTCTGCTCTGTTGCCTGTGTGCGTCGATCCCAGAAGCGTCGTCTGCCGCCGGCTACTCAAAAGGACAGCAAGATAAGCCGTACCCAACTGGAGCAAACAGCTGGAACCGTGCCAGATCCGCCACAAAAGCAGCAAGCCAACTACAAAACCCAAACTAAATCTCTGTCTGCCATACAAGAACAGCTGCAGCAACGTCAAAAGGATAAGGCTAGGAAGCCATTCCGCTGGAGCGAGTACCTCAAGTCAAAGGGAAAGGATGTGGCAGCGCCCATCCACCTGTTCCTTAACCCGTTCCCCATCAGCCCCAACTGTTTCGAGCGCGGCATGAAGCTGGAGGCCATCGATCCGGAGAACTGCTCACTCTTCTGTGTCTGCAGCATTGTCGAGGTGCGTGGATATCGGCTGAAGCTTAGCTTCGACGGCTACTCCTCCATGTACGACTTCTGGGTTAATGCCGACTCGCAGGACATCTTTCCGCCAGGCTGGTGCGATGAGACAGCACGCGTTCTGCAGGCGCCCAAGGACTACAACTCGGAGCGCTTCAGTTGGAGCCGCTACCTGGTAAAAACGGGCGGCAAGGCGGCTCCGCGGGCGCTCTTCGCTCATTTGAATATGCAGCAGCAGATGGGAGTTCGCAACGGATTCGCTGTGGGCATGCATCTCGAGGCGGAGGATTTAAATGACACGGGAAAGATTTGTGTGGCCACAGTGACGGATATTCTGGACGAGCGTATTCGAGTCCACTTCGATGGCTGGGATGACTGCTACGACCTGTGGGTACACATCACCTCACCGTACATCCATCCCTGCGGCTGGCACGAGGGACGCCAGCAGTTGATTGTGCCGCCGGACTACCAGAAGTCGGCGTTCAATTGGGATGACTACATATCAGAGGTTGGAGGAATGGCCGCCTCAAAGGAGCTGTTCACACCACGCCAGCCAATGGAGTACCAGGCACGCATGAAACTGGAGGTGGTGGACCAGCGTAATCCCTGCCTGATTCGTCCGGCCACTGTGGTGACGCGAAAGGGTTACCGGGTTCAGCTGCACCTGGACTGCTGGCCCACGGAGTACTACTTCTGGCTGGAGGACGACAGTCCGGATCTACACCCCATCGGCTGGTGCGAGGCCACCTCGCACGAACTGGAAACGCCGCCTGGCTATCTCCAGACCAAGTCCGTGATGCCCTGCGATGTGGAGGGATGTCGGGGCTATGGCAACGCCAAGCGCTTCAATCTCAATGTGCATGCTTTGCGGGATTGCTGTCCGTATGCGCCGGAGAACTGGCGTCAGTGGCGCTCCAAGACGGTGAAGCCACCGCGTGTGGCGCCCGAGAATATCAGACGTGGATGGGCGAAGAAACCAAAGCGAGCCAGTTCGGAGGCCAAGCAAGCCGTTAAGGATGACTCCCATCCTGAGGTTATCCAGCCAAAAACGACGGCAAAGGCGCAAGCCAAGCGAAAGACGCCTCCACCGAAGGAGAAGGTTGTGaaaaagcagaagcaggaTGTAGAGCAGGTGCCAGATGAACGCTCCCTGGCCATAGCCAAGTCCTTTGTGAAGGACTACGGACCACAGTTCCTGCAAAACTATCGTCTTTGGCAGCAGAACAGCGCCTTTGACTTGGACGATGTGCGCTCCAATCCGCTCCACTGGACCAGCTGGGATGTGTGCGAGTACATCGAGCGTGCCCTGAATTCCACTGACATTGCCAAACTGATCCTCGACCAGGACATCGACGGCAGGGCGCTGCTGATGCTGGGGCGCCAGGAGTTGGACAAGTACCTGAAGCTTAAGGTGGGCCCGGCCGTAAAGCTCTACTCGCTGATTGTGAGTCTGCGCATCGCGGTCGTCTCCAAGTTTGGTTCCAATACCACTGGACTGGCGATCAATGCCGATGCTGCAAATCTAGGGGAAGACACCCCTCTGGCTGCgataaagcagcagcaggagcagtcCCAGAGCAACGGCTACAAGGCGGAGCACGACCAGGAGCTCTCCGAGAGCGGGGACGACGAGGACGTGATGCTCGACAGCGATGACTTTCTTAGCGTTAAGCCGAGCTGCCTGGTGATTGACGAGGACgccgatggcgatggcgacgcCGATGTGGTGATGGTGCCGCTGGAAGTGCGCATGCCCTTGCGCACGGCTTCCTAG
- the LOC6538281 gene encoding uncharacterized protein LOC6538281 yields the protein MNCKLRRLDLLRNGQKSDCELHVWHPDKMKEGKRCPCIFRCHQVMLISASAEFERLIRDPEFQKNKRVISVEDASSTAYEALLLYIYTYEVCNAVTIDMCGDLMLLAERYKMLDFIDCYIDKLAHQEWPMEVVLQVFHLASEHNHPALMDLVAKKILPVATQVLKDNSFLKLSVKELKALMIILKQDGTLSDHELLTSLKNYQEVNNLHYENMEQFQQFVEVTQLFGHVLFEVDGTIVLPEANEPSPEE from the exons ATGAACTGCAAGCTGCGTCGCCTGGACCTCTTGCGGAATGGCCAAAAGTCGGACTGCGAGCTCCACGTTTGGCATCCGGACAAGATGAAGGAGGGTAAGCGTTGCCCATGCATCTTCCGCTGCCACCAGGTGATGCTCATCTCCGCCTCCGCGGAGTTTGAGCGGCTGATCCGGGATCCCGAGTTCCAGAAGAACAAGCGTGTGATCAGCGTGGAGGAcgcctcctccaccgcctACGAGGCACTGCTCCTCTACATTTACACGTACGAGGTGTGCAATGCGGTCACCATTGACATGTGTGGCGACCTCATGCTGCTGGCCGAGCGCTACAAGATGTTGGACTTCATCGACTGCTACATCGACAAGCTGGCCCACCAGGAGTGGCCCATGGAGGTGGTCCTGCAGGTCTTTCACCTGGCCAGTGAGCACAACCATCCGGCTCTGATGGATCTCGTGGCGAAG AAAATCCTGCCCGTAGCCACCCAGGTTCTCAAGGACAACTCGTTCCTCAAGCTGAGTGTGAAGGAGCTAAAGGCTCTGATGATAATCCTGAAACAGGATGGAACTCTTTCCGATCACGAACTGCTGACCTCGCTGAAGAACTACCAGGAGGTGAACAACCTGCATTACGAGAACATGGAGCAGTTCCAACAGTTCGTTGAGGTGACCCAGTTGTTCGGTCACGTCCTCTTCGAAGTGGATGGCACCATAGTTTTACCCGAAGCGAATGAACCTTCACCGGAGGAATAG